Proteins encoded in a region of the Planococcus citri chromosome 1, ihPlaCitr1.1, whole genome shotgun sequence genome:
- the LOC135831764 gene encoding uncharacterized protein LOC135831764 isoform X3 produces MCVLFVNQLSQGIINRFPKNPNDRKLWLEKCGVDISTPISSNARLCRQHFKEKYIRHVNDRYILKKGAIPNIKVDPGKIRKARRYQDCCYICGVVYSDSFHLIPKDEKIRVAWLRNLGITIGDFNSVPTTRLRLCNSHFSAGDITWHPYALKRKLRPGAMPFRVSRNSENNETGQSTSSSKANCSKELSENSEVISVSRELVEKEGSDQSTTSSKKEIVTPTMTDLTSKGVPVSSTLECELQEKNKRIRRLEKKNTRLEEENTRLEKLSTSYADGLWYLFLEIKERDERIDLHRSVLDDLLKKNFVTKEGKQMIKIFRQTLENPVQ; encoded by the exons ATGTGTGTTTTGTTTGTAAATCAACTCTCCCAAGGAATTATCAACAG GTTTCCAAAAAATCCGAACGATAGAAAACTTTGGTTAGAGAAGTGTGGTGTTGACATATCAACTCCGATATCCTCTAACGCTCGGCTATGTAGACAACATTTTAAGGAAAAATATATCAGACATGTCAATGATCGTTATATATTGAAGAAGGGCGCGATTCCCAACATAAAAGTTGA TCcaggaaaaattcgaaaagctCGTCGATACCAAGATTGTTGTTACATATGCGGTGTGGTATATTCAGACTCTTTTCATCT AATCCCTAAAGATGAGAAAATCAGAGTAGCATGGCTCAGAAATCTTGGAATAACGATTGGCGATTTTAACTCTGTACCCACCACCAGGTTGCGTCTATGTAATTCACATTTCTCAGCAGGTGATATCACTTGGCATCCGTACGCGTTGAAGCGTAAATTACGACCAGGAGCTATGCCTTTTCGGGTATCACGGAATTCTGAAAATAACGAAACTGGACAATCAACATCAAG CTCGAAAGCGAACTGTTCTAAGGAATTATCTGAGAATTCCGAAGTGATTTCCGTTTCAAGAGAACTTGTAGAAAAAGAAGGATCTGATCAGTCGACTACTTCGTCAAAGAAGGAAATCGTTACTCCTACTATGACAGACTTGACTTCTAAAG GTGTCCCAGTTTCTAGTACTCTTGAATGCGAGCTACAGGAAAAGAACAAACGCATTCGgcgattggaaaaaaaaaacacgcgattagaagaagaaaacacgcgattagaaaaattatcaacgtCGTACGCAGATGGGCTCTGGTATTTGTTCTTGGAGATCAAAGAAAGAGACGAACGCATTGATCTTCATCGAAGTGTGCTTGATGACTTGCTTAAGAAAAACTTTGTTACGAAAGAAGGAAAGCAGATGATAAAA atATTCAGACAAACCTTAGAAAACCCAGTACAGTGA
- the LOC135831764 gene encoding uncharacterized protein LOC135831764 isoform X5, with translation MCGFHRFPKNPNDRKLWLEKCGVDISTPISSNARLCRQHFKEKYIRHVNDRYILKKGAIPNIKVDPGKIRKARRYQDCCYICGVVYSDSFHLIPKDEKIRVAWLRNLGITIGDFNSVPTTRLRLCNSHFSAGDITWHPYALKRKLRPGAMPFRVSRNSENNETGQSTSSSKANCSKELSENSEVISVSRELVEKEGSDQSTTSSKKEIVTPTMTDLTSKGVPVSSTLECELQEKNKRIRRLEKKNTRLEEENTRLEKLSTSYADGLWYLFLEIKERDERIDLHRSVLDDLLKKNFVTKEGKQMIKIFRQTLENPVQ, from the exons atgtGTGGTTTTCATAG GTTTCCAAAAAATCCGAACGATAGAAAACTTTGGTTAGAGAAGTGTGGTGTTGACATATCAACTCCGATATCCTCTAACGCTCGGCTATGTAGACAACATTTTAAGGAAAAATATATCAGACATGTCAATGATCGTTATATATTGAAGAAGGGCGCGATTCCCAACATAAAAGTTGA TCcaggaaaaattcgaaaagctCGTCGATACCAAGATTGTTGTTACATATGCGGTGTGGTATATTCAGACTCTTTTCATCT AATCCCTAAAGATGAGAAAATCAGAGTAGCATGGCTCAGAAATCTTGGAATAACGATTGGCGATTTTAACTCTGTACCCACCACCAGGTTGCGTCTATGTAATTCACATTTCTCAGCAGGTGATATCACTTGGCATCCGTACGCGTTGAAGCGTAAATTACGACCAGGAGCTATGCCTTTTCGGGTATCACGGAATTCTGAAAATAACGAAACTGGACAATCAACATCAAG CTCGAAAGCGAACTGTTCTAAGGAATTATCTGAGAATTCCGAAGTGATTTCCGTTTCAAGAGAACTTGTAGAAAAAGAAGGATCTGATCAGTCGACTACTTCGTCAAAGAAGGAAATCGTTACTCCTACTATGACAGACTTGACTTCTAAAG GTGTCCCAGTTTCTAGTACTCTTGAATGCGAGCTACAGGAAAAGAACAAACGCATTCGgcgattggaaaaaaaaaacacgcgattagaagaagaaaacacgcgattagaaaaattatcaacgtCGTACGCAGATGGGCTCTGGTATTTGTTCTTGGAGATCAAAGAAAGAGACGAACGCATTGATCTTCATCGAAGTGTGCTTGATGACTTGCTTAAGAAAAACTTTGTTACGAAAGAAGGAAAGCAGATGATAAAA atATTCAGACAAACCTTAGAAAACCCAGTACAGTGA
- the LOC135831764 gene encoding uncharacterized protein LOC135831764 isoform X4 gives MCRCFHRFPKNPNDRKLWLEKCGVDISTPISSNARLCRQHFKEKYIRHVNDRYILKKGAIPNIKVDPGKIRKARRYQDCCYICGVVYSDSFHLIPKDEKIRVAWLRNLGITIGDFNSVPTTRLRLCNSHFSAGDITWHPYALKRKLRPGAMPFRVSRNSENNETGQSTSSSKANCSKELSENSEVISVSRELVEKEGSDQSTTSSKKEIVTPTMTDLTSKGVPVSSTLECELQEKNKRIRRLEKKNTRLEEENTRLEKLSTSYADGLWYLFLEIKERDERIDLHRSVLDDLLKKNFVTKEGKQMIKIFRQTLENPVQ, from the exons atgtgtCGTTGTTTTCATAG GTTTCCAAAAAATCCGAACGATAGAAAACTTTGGTTAGAGAAGTGTGGTGTTGACATATCAACTCCGATATCCTCTAACGCTCGGCTATGTAGACAACATTTTAAGGAAAAATATATCAGACATGTCAATGATCGTTATATATTGAAGAAGGGCGCGATTCCCAACATAAAAGTTGA TCcaggaaaaattcgaaaagctCGTCGATACCAAGATTGTTGTTACATATGCGGTGTGGTATATTCAGACTCTTTTCATCT AATCCCTAAAGATGAGAAAATCAGAGTAGCATGGCTCAGAAATCTTGGAATAACGATTGGCGATTTTAACTCTGTACCCACCACCAGGTTGCGTCTATGTAATTCACATTTCTCAGCAGGTGATATCACTTGGCATCCGTACGCGTTGAAGCGTAAATTACGACCAGGAGCTATGCCTTTTCGGGTATCACGGAATTCTGAAAATAACGAAACTGGACAATCAACATCAAG CTCGAAAGCGAACTGTTCTAAGGAATTATCTGAGAATTCCGAAGTGATTTCCGTTTCAAGAGAACTTGTAGAAAAAGAAGGATCTGATCAGTCGACTACTTCGTCAAAGAAGGAAATCGTTACTCCTACTATGACAGACTTGACTTCTAAAG GTGTCCCAGTTTCTAGTACTCTTGAATGCGAGCTACAGGAAAAGAACAAACGCATTCGgcgattggaaaaaaaaaacacgcgattagaagaagaaaacacgcgattagaaaaattatcaacgtCGTACGCAGATGGGCTCTGGTATTTGTTCTTGGAGATCAAAGAAAGAGACGAACGCATTGATCTTCATCGAAGTGTGCTTGATGACTTGCTTAAGAAAAACTTTGTTACGAAAGAAGGAAAGCAGATGATAAAA atATTCAGACAAACCTTAGAAAACCCAGTACAGTGA
- the LOC135831764 gene encoding uncharacterized protein LOC135831764 isoform X1: MSPSKVLLICVGCGSRGSSGFFMFPKNPNDRKLWLEKCGVDISTPISSNARLCRQHFKEKYIRHVNDRYILKKGAIPNIKVDPGKIRKARRYQDCCYICGVVYSDSFHLIPKDEKIRVAWLRNLGITIGDFNSVPTTRLRLCNSHFSAGDITWHPYALKRKLRPGAMPFRVSRNSENNETGQSTSSSKANCSKELSENSEVISVSRELVEKEGSDQSTTSSKKEIVTPTMTDLTSKGVPVSSTLECELQEKNKRIRRLEKKNTRLEEENTRLEKLSTSYADGLWYLFLEIKERDERIDLHRSVLDDLLKKNFVTKEGKQMIKIFRQTLENPVQ, encoded by the exons ATGAGTCCATCTAAGGTACTATTAATTTGCGTTGGATGTGGTAGTCGAGGGTCATCTGGGTTTTTTAT GTTTCCAAAAAATCCGAACGATAGAAAACTTTGGTTAGAGAAGTGTGGTGTTGACATATCAACTCCGATATCCTCTAACGCTCGGCTATGTAGACAACATTTTAAGGAAAAATATATCAGACATGTCAATGATCGTTATATATTGAAGAAGGGCGCGATTCCCAACATAAAAGTTGA TCcaggaaaaattcgaaaagctCGTCGATACCAAGATTGTTGTTACATATGCGGTGTGGTATATTCAGACTCTTTTCATCT AATCCCTAAAGATGAGAAAATCAGAGTAGCATGGCTCAGAAATCTTGGAATAACGATTGGCGATTTTAACTCTGTACCCACCACCAGGTTGCGTCTATGTAATTCACATTTCTCAGCAGGTGATATCACTTGGCATCCGTACGCGTTGAAGCGTAAATTACGACCAGGAGCTATGCCTTTTCGGGTATCACGGAATTCTGAAAATAACGAAACTGGACAATCAACATCAAG CTCGAAAGCGAACTGTTCTAAGGAATTATCTGAGAATTCCGAAGTGATTTCCGTTTCAAGAGAACTTGTAGAAAAAGAAGGATCTGATCAGTCGACTACTTCGTCAAAGAAGGAAATCGTTACTCCTACTATGACAGACTTGACTTCTAAAG GTGTCCCAGTTTCTAGTACTCTTGAATGCGAGCTACAGGAAAAGAACAAACGCATTCGgcgattggaaaaaaaaaacacgcgattagaagaagaaaacacgcgattagaaaaattatcaacgtCGTACGCAGATGGGCTCTGGTATTTGTTCTTGGAGATCAAAGAAAGAGACGAACGCATTGATCTTCATCGAAGTGTGCTTGATGACTTGCTTAAGAAAAACTTTGTTACGAAAGAAGGAAAGCAGATGATAAAA atATTCAGACAAACCTTAGAAAACCCAGTACAGTGA
- the LOC135831763 gene encoding uncharacterized protein LOC135831763, with product MEVDNENELIVLTPPDLAEASKKTEKELLPVASKKKYMLCYDNLLSWVRGKKWPPTSQKTLLIYFEELSATKKPSTLWSMYSRLKAMIMLNHEIDIGTYSKVKSLIKRKSVGYEPVQAMPLSEEEVKTFLELATDYEYLAIKVMLVFGLMGALRMCELHDIKVDDVQQHGDLLLVNIPSSNTKNNTKKSFVIQGKYLGLVRKYMELRPPNTNEKTSQFFIQYHEGTCSRQPIGINKLRGVPKLIAKYLNLPDAEKYTGHSFRRTSTSILANAGANSETIKLHGGWKSDSAPNRYINESVQHKAKTANIIASAVFGQSTQTSTEPSVPVHSDFARTSSKHSASIRTSTKTTINSASARMSSTPKTKPTTYSASAQKSNEYEYIEDIPYFNPEETKDSEIENNVCNPEFIPVLTPNGSDVTIDSISNMNESGIINNSQLSAYIVEDEYEITQSQVISDETIVQKPKKFKYKTPVLYKFENCNVTINH from the exons ATGGAAGTTGATAACGAAAACGAATTAATTGTTCTAACGCCGCCGGACCTTGCTGAAGCTTCTAAGAAAACTGAGAAAGAACTCTTGCCGgtagcttcaaaaaaaaaatacatgttgtGTTATGATAATCTACTCTCTTGGGTGCGAGGTAAGAAGTGGCCGCCAACTTCTCAGAAAACATTGCTAATATATTTCGAAGAACTATCTGCTACAAAAAAGCCTAGTACGCTTTGGTCGATGTACTCCCGTTTGAAGGCTATGATCATGCTTAATCATGAAATCGATATTGGCACTTATTCAAAAGTAAAGTCTCTTATTAAACGTAAATCTGTGGGCTATGAGCCTGTTCAAGCTATGCCGTTATCGGAGGAAGAAGTGAAAACGTTTCTTGAACTTGCAACTGATTATGAATACTTGGCAATCAAA GTGATGCTTGTTTTTGGCCTTATGGGTGCGCTACGAATGTGTGAATTGCATGACATAAAAGTAGACGATGTTCAGCAACATGGCGATCTTTTATTGGTAAATATACCAAGctcaaacacaaaaaataacacaaaaaaaagctttGTGATTCAAGGAAAATATTTGGGGTTGGTTAGAAAGTACATGGAGTTGCGTCCACCGAATACAAACGAAAAAACAagccaatttttcattcaatatcaCGAAGGAACGTGCAGTCGGCAACCAATTGGCATTAATAAACTCCGAGGTGTACCGAAACTCATTGCTAAATACTTGAATCTACCGGATGCGGAAAAATATACAG GCCATTCCTTCCGGAGGACGTCTACATCGATACTAGCTAATGCCGGGGCTAACTCTGAGACTATAAAACTCCACGGTGGATGGAAAAGCGATAGTGCTCCGAATCGTTACATTAATGAATCAGTGCAACACAAAGCCAAAACGGCAAATATCATTGCATCTGCAGTTTTTGGACAGTCTACTCAAACATCTACGGAACCATCTGTACCTGTACACTCCGATTTTGCTCGTACATCTTCTAAACACTCCGCTTCCATTCGTACATCTACCAAAACAACAATAAACTCCGCTTCTGCTCGTATGTCTTCTACTCCTAAAACTAAACCAACTACGTACTCTGCTTCTGCTCAGAAATCTAATGAATATGAATACATCGAAGATATTCCTTATTTCAATCCAGAAGAAACTAAAGATTCTGAAATAGAAAATAACGTTTGTAACCCTGAATTCATTCCAGTTTTGACTCCAAATGGATCCGATGTAACTATAGATTCAATTTCCAATATGAATGAATCAGGTATTATTAATAATTCTCAGTTAAGTGCTTATATAGTCGAAGATGAATATGAAATTACACAATCACAGGTTATTTCTGACGAAACCATAGtgcaaaaacctaaaaaattcaaatataaaaCCCCAGTATTGTACAAATTCGAAAACTGTAATGTAACAATTAATCATTAA